A stretch of the Rhizomicrobium sp. genome encodes the following:
- a CDS encoding tail fiber protein: MSGYYLGQISLYGFNFAPRGWATCDNQILPIAQNTALFSLLGTTYGGNGQSTFGLPDYRGRVPIGFGSSYVQGEIAGEEQVTLLATEMPTHTHTVRAAKEYGDEIAAQANSLFAVGNTGPLPGVAANFYEVGPGNVTLNPLTIGVSGSGLPHDNMMPSLTINFSIALVGIFPSRN; encoded by the coding sequence ATGAGTGGTTATTACCTGGGCCAGATCAGCCTGTACGGCTTCAATTTCGCGCCGCGCGGCTGGGCGACATGCGACAATCAGATCCTGCCGATTGCCCAGAATACGGCCTTATTCTCGCTCCTGGGGACGACCTATGGCGGCAACGGGCAGTCGACCTTCGGGCTGCCGGACTATCGCGGCCGGGTCCCGATCGGCTTCGGCAGCAGCTATGTTCAAGGCGAAATTGCCGGCGAGGAACAGGTCACGCTGCTCGCCACCGAGATGCCGACCCACACCCACACCGTCCGGGCGGCCAAGGAATATGGCGACGAGATCGCGGCGCAGGCGAACAGCCTGTTCGCGGTCGGCAATACCGGACCGTTGCCGGGCGTGGCGGCGAATTTCTATGAGGTGGGACCGGGCAACGTCACCCTCAACCCGCTGACCATCGGTGTCTCGGGGAGCGGGCTGCCGCACGACAACATGATGCCGTCGCTGACCATCAATTTCAGCATTGCGCTGGTCGGTATCTTCCCGAGCCGCAACTGA
- a CDS encoding sulfotransferase domain-containing protein produces the protein MTRTVWLASYPKSGNTWLRMLIANLSVQDAVDINDLPERGGIASARGLFDQMTLIDSGLLTFDEADCLRPLVYEEMMQGGDVEDDGAPAAPVRFVKVHDAYTLTAKGEPLLAGARGAAGAIVIVRDPRDVAPSLAHHNRSSLDVAISFMNDANAAFCAKPGREDAQLRQRLTGWSGHVESWLSQTDIPVHLVRYEDLMADTAAVLRGALAFAGRDASDADIARAVAAADFAQLRRQEDEKGFREVPRPHLRAKFFRRGEVGGWRDELTAEQAARLEQAHAPMMRRLGYGPPGDAR, from the coding sequence GTGACGCGGACGGTGTGGCTCGCCTCCTATCCGAAGTCCGGCAATACCTGGCTGCGCATGCTGATCGCGAACCTCTCGGTCCAGGACGCGGTGGACATCAACGACCTGCCCGAGCGCGGCGGGATCGCGAGCGCCCGCGGTCTGTTCGACCAGATGACCCTCATCGATTCCGGCCTGCTGACCTTCGACGAGGCGGACTGTCTACGGCCGCTGGTCTATGAAGAGATGATGCAAGGCGGGGATGTCGAAGATGACGGAGCGCCGGCGGCGCCTGTGCGGTTCGTGAAGGTCCATGACGCCTATACCCTGACGGCGAAGGGCGAACCGCTGCTGGCAGGGGCGCGCGGTGCGGCGGGGGCGATCGTCATCGTGCGCGATCCGCGCGACGTGGCGCCATCGCTGGCGCATCACAACCGTTCGAGTCTCGATGTGGCGATCAGCTTCATGAACGACGCCAATGCGGCGTTCTGCGCCAAGCCGGGTCGGGAAGACGCCCAGCTGCGGCAGAGGCTGACGGGCTGGAGCGGCCATGTCGAAAGCTGGCTGTCGCAGACCGATATCCCGGTGCACTTGGTCCGCTACGAGGACCTCATGGCGGATACCGCCGCGGTGCTGCGCGGCGCCCTGGCGTTCGCCGGGCGCGATGCGAGCGACGCGGACATTGCGCGCGCTGTCGCGGCCGCCGATTTCGCGCAGCTTCGCCGGCAGGAAGACGAGAAGGGCTTTCGCGAAGTGCCGCGGCCGCATTTGCGGGCGAAATTCTTCCGTCGCGGCGAGGTGGGCGGCTGGCGCGACGAGTTGACGGCGGAGCAGGCGGCGCGGCTCGAACAGGCACATGCGCCGATGATGCGGCGGCTTGGCTATGGCCCGCCGGGGGACGCCCGCTAA
- the cysW gene encoding sulfate ABC transporter permease subunit CysW, translated as MKPLFRPRRPTQDHPLVRWTLTLVALGFIGLFLVLPLAIVFREALGDGWQSAVAAIKDPEAQAAIRLTLIAAAIAVPLNALFGIAASWAVAKFDFWGKGFLVTLIDLPFSVSPVVSGLVYVLIFGLQGWFGQWLSDHDIRIIFALPGIVLATIFVTFPFVARELIPLMTDQGRDEEEAAVSLGASGWATFRRVTLPNIKWGLLYGVLLCNARAMGEFGAVSVVSGHIRGLTDTMPLQIEALYNDYQYSAAFAVAALLALLALVTLTLKSLLEWRFADEIAATHHH; from the coding sequence ATGAAACCGCTCTTCAGGCCCCGCCGCCCGACCCAGGACCATCCGCTGGTCCGCTGGACGCTGACGCTCGTGGCGCTCGGCTTCATAGGACTCTTCCTCGTCCTGCCGCTCGCCATCGTGTTCCGCGAAGCCTTGGGCGACGGCTGGCAATCCGCCGTCGCCGCGATCAAGGATCCCGAGGCACAGGCCGCGATCCGCCTCACCCTGATCGCCGCCGCCATCGCGGTGCCGCTCAACGCCCTGTTCGGCATCGCCGCCTCCTGGGCGGTCGCCAAGTTCGACTTCTGGGGCAAGGGCTTTCTGGTCACCTTGATCGACTTGCCCTTTTCCGTCTCGCCCGTCGTCTCGGGCCTTGTCTATGTCCTGATCTTCGGCCTGCAGGGCTGGTTCGGGCAGTGGCTCTCCGACCACGACATCCGGATCATCTTCGCCTTGCCCGGCATCGTGCTGGCCACCATCTTCGTCACCTTCCCCTTCGTGGCGCGCGAACTTATCCCGCTGATGACCGACCAGGGCCGAGACGAGGAAGAGGCGGCGGTCTCGCTCGGCGCCTCGGGCTGGGCGACCTTCCGGCGCGTGACGCTGCCCAACATCAAATGGGGCCTGCTCTACGGCGTGCTGCTGTGCAACGCGCGCGCCATGGGCGAGTTCGGCGCGGTGTCCGTCGTCTCCGGCCATATCCGCGGCCTCACCGACACCATGCCGCTGCAGATCGAGGCGCTCTACAACGACTACCAATATTCCGCGGCTTTCGCGGTCGCCGCCCTGCTGGCGCTCCTGGCGCTGGTCACGCTGACGCTGAAATCCCTTCTCGAATGGCGCTTCGCGGACGAGATCGCCGCGACCCACCATCACTGA
- a CDS encoding tail fiber protein: protein MTSPYIGQLYIFGFNFAPINYAFANGAVLPISQNEALFSILGTTYGGNGVTTYALPDMRDNVAINWGQAPGLTNYTLGQTGGAASVTLSIDQIPTHTHQANAITGNPATKTPTANGWLGKNAPPGRIYSDQPDSYSMALTALGTAGGSQAHSNLQPYSGTNFCIALFGIFPSRN from the coding sequence ATGACGTCGCCTTATATCGGTCAGCTCTACATATTCGGCTTCAACTTCGCGCCGATCAACTACGCCTTCGCCAACGGCGCGGTCCTGCCGATCTCGCAGAACGAGGCGCTCTTCTCGATCCTGGGCACGACCTATGGCGGCAACGGCGTGACGACCTATGCGCTGCCTGACATGCGCGACAACGTCGCAATCAACTGGGGGCAGGCGCCGGGCTTGACGAATTACACGCTGGGTCAAACCGGCGGCGCGGCTAGCGTGACGCTGAGCATCGACCAGATCCCGACCCATACCCATCAGGCCAACGCGATCACGGGCAATCCGGCGACCAAGACGCCGACGGCCAATGGCTGGCTGGGCAAGAACGCGCCGCCCGGCCGCATCTATTCCGACCAGCCCGACAGCTATTCCATGGCGCTGACGGCGCTGGGCACGGCGGGCGGGTCGCAGGCGCATAGCAATCTGCAGCCCTATTCGGGCACCAATTTCTGCATCGCGCTGTTCGGCATCTTCCCGTCACGCAATTGA
- the cysT gene encoding sulfate ABC transporter permease subunit CysT produces MASLAATLPPQARWRNPSALPGFGLSLGFTLFYLSAIVLVPLAALIIRPWEIGWSGFWEVLSDARVLHALELSFGGSAIAAAINTVFGLIVAWVLVRYRFPGKRIVDAVVDLPFALPTAVAGIALSALYARNGWLGAPLEAHGIKVAYTPTGVILALTFIGLPFVVRTIQPILSELSAESEEAAATLGATRWQTMRRVILPMLSPALLTGTAMAFARAVGEYGSVIFIAGNLPGISEIAPLLIVIKLNENDYAGAAAIGVIMLAASFVMLLALNLLQGWAASRR; encoded by the coding sequence ATGGCAAGTCTCGCGGCGACACTCCCCCCGCAGGCGAGATGGCGTAACCCGAGCGCGCTGCCCGGTTTCGGGCTGTCGCTCGGGTTTACGCTTTTCTACCTCTCGGCCATCGTCCTGGTCCCGCTGGCCGCGCTCATCATCCGCCCCTGGGAGATCGGCTGGAGCGGATTCTGGGAGGTCTTGAGCGACGCCCGCGTGCTGCACGCGCTCGAGCTCTCCTTCGGCGGCTCCGCCATTGCGGCGGCGATCAACACCGTGTTCGGCCTGATCGTCGCCTGGGTGCTGGTGCGCTATCGTTTCCCGGGCAAGCGCATCGTTGACGCCGTGGTCGACCTACCCTTCGCGCTGCCGACGGCCGTCGCCGGCATCGCGCTGTCCGCGCTCTATGCCCGCAATGGCTGGCTGGGCGCGCCGCTGGAGGCGCATGGCATCAAGGTCGCTTATACGCCGACCGGCGTGATCCTCGCCCTCACCTTCATCGGCTTGCCCTTCGTGGTGCGCACGATCCAGCCAATCCTCTCCGAGCTCAGCGCCGAGTCGGAGGAAGCCGCCGCCACGCTGGGCGCCACCCGCTGGCAGACCATGCGCCGCGTGATCCTGCCGATGCTGTCGCCCGCCCTGCTCACCGGCACCGCCATGGCCTTCGCCCGCGCCGTCGGCGAATACGGCTCGGTGATCTTCATCGCCGGCAACCTGCCCGGCATCTCGGAGATCGCGCCGCTGCTGATCGTCATCAAGCTCAACGAGAACGACTATGCCGGCGCCGCCGCCATCGGCGTGATCATGCTGGCCGCGTCCTTCGTCATGCTGCTGGCGCTGAACCTCCTGCAGGGCTGGGCGGCCTCGCGGCGATGA
- a CDS encoding porin, translating into MQNRLRALGALLLAGTAVLGATQAASAAASPSAPVDSTEERLRALQDQLDSVNAQLADLKRGQSKQYEDVNRQFGDLVIIKFDNGRPTFATSDGNFTLAIRALLQYDSAYYAQGTVPAGTDLSSGNDFRRARLGISGTLFKDWSYEFLYDMGGSGLEGSSIASAYIQYDGLGPVHVKAGAFPPPESFDDSTSAADLVFLERAQPTDLARGIAGSDGRDAATVFAYDDDYFAAVSYTGNLVTDTAVFDEQQAVVGRFAYRLLHTADVNFAVGADATYVLKLADTAAGPNSPTSFRLRERPELNVDDNNIRLIDTNVIDASDVLEWGTEATGNWHNFYAQGGYFGFNVTRRTGALADPSFEGWYLQGSWILTGESKPYIASRGAYGSPKPLEPFSFSKPGIGAWEIAARYSDLDLDFHAGAPGTAKTADAIRGGDQKIWTVGINWYPNSALRFLLDFQHTDVDRLNNAGASIGAKLDDVSLRAQFAL; encoded by the coding sequence ATGCAGAACCGTCTTCGCGCCCTGGGCGCGCTTCTTCTTGCCGGAACCGCCGTTCTCGGCGCCACGCAGGCCGCATCGGCCGCGGCCTCGCCTTCGGCGCCGGTCGACAGCACCGAGGAACGCCTGCGCGCCCTCCAGGATCAGCTCGACAGCGTCAACGCCCAGCTCGCCGACCTCAAACGTGGCCAGAGCAAGCAATACGAGGACGTCAACCGCCAGTTCGGCGATCTGGTGATCATCAAGTTCGACAATGGCCGGCCGACCTTCGCGACCTCCGACGGCAATTTCACCCTCGCGATCCGCGCCCTGCTGCAATATGACAGCGCCTATTACGCGCAGGGTACCGTGCCCGCGGGCACCGACCTCTCCAGCGGCAACGATTTCCGCCGCGCGCGCCTCGGCATCAGCGGCACGCTGTTCAAGGACTGGTCCTACGAATTCCTCTACGACATGGGCGGCTCGGGCCTCGAAGGCTCCTCGATCGCGTCCGCCTATATCCAGTATGACGGCCTCGGCCCCGTGCACGTGAAAGCCGGCGCCTTCCCACCGCCCGAAAGCTTCGACGATTCCACCTCGGCCGCGGACCTCGTCTTCCTCGAGCGGGCCCAGCCGACCGACCTCGCGCGCGGCATCGCCGGTTCCGACGGCCGCGACGCCGCCACCGTCTTCGCCTATGACGACGACTATTTCGCCGCCGTTTCCTATACCGGCAATCTCGTCACCGACACCGCCGTGTTCGACGAGCAGCAAGCGGTGGTCGGCCGCTTCGCCTATCGCCTCCTCCACACCGCCGACGTGAACTTCGCGGTCGGCGCGGATGCGACCTATGTCCTGAAGCTCGCCGATACCGCCGCCGGTCCGAACTCGCCCACCTCCTTCCGGCTGCGCGAGCGTCCCGAGCTCAACGTCGACGACAACAACATCCGCCTGATCGACACCAACGTCATCGATGCGTCCGATGTGCTGGAATGGGGCACGGAAGCCACCGGCAACTGGCACAATTTCTATGCCCAGGGCGGCTATTTCGGCTTCAACGTCACGCGCCGCACCGGCGCGCTGGCCGATCCGAGCTTCGAGGGCTGGTATCTCCAGGGCAGCTGGATCCTCACCGGCGAGTCCAAGCCGTATATCGCGAGCCGCGGCGCCTATGGCTCGCCCAAGCCGCTCGAGCCCTTCTCCTTCTCCAAGCCCGGCATCGGTGCCTGGGAAATCGCGGCGCGCTATTCCGATCTCGACCTCGACTTCCACGCCGGCGCTCCCGGCACGGCCAAGACGGCGGACGCCATCCGCGGCGGCGATCAGAAGATCTGGACCGTGGGCATCAACTGGTATCCGAACAGCGCCCTGCGCTTCCTGCTCGACTTCCAGCACACCGATGTCGATCGCCTGAACAATGCCGGCGCGAGCATCGGCGCCAAGCTCGACGACGTTTCGTTGCGCGCCCAATTCGCGCTTTGA
- a CDS encoding sulfate ABC transporter substrate-binding protein has protein sequence MKRLISALGAAAFFLCSTAQAADYTLLNVSYDPTRELYKQINAAFIADWKKTHGGDNVTINQSHGGSGAQSRAVIDGLEADVVTLALAYDIDAIAQKGLVAKNWASRLPQASTPYTSTIVFLVRKGNPWKIKDWPDLVKGGVQVITPNPKTSGGARWSFLGAWAYALNAPGGNADRAKAFVASLYHHVPVLDTGARGSTTTFVQRGIGDVLLSWENEAHLALKEEGGDQFEIVYPPSSIQAEPPVSVVDKNVDKHKTREIATAYLNFLYTKQAQEIEARNFYRPRDPGILAAHAADFPKIKLYDFSDTFGDWNKAQTTFFADKGVFDQIYKPGP, from the coding sequence ATGAAACGCCTGATTTCCGCTCTTGGTGCGGCTGCCTTCTTTCTGTGCAGCACGGCCCAGGCCGCCGACTACACCCTGCTGAACGTCAGCTACGACCCGACCCGCGAGCTGTACAAGCAGATCAACGCCGCCTTCATCGCCGACTGGAAGAAGACCCATGGCGGCGACAACGTCACGATCAACCAGAGCCATGGCGGCTCCGGCGCCCAGTCGCGGGCGGTGATCGACGGCCTGGAGGCCGACGTCGTGACCCTCGCTCTCGCCTATGACATCGACGCGATCGCCCAGAAGGGCCTCGTCGCCAAGAACTGGGCCTCGCGCCTGCCGCAGGCGTCGACGCCCTACACCTCGACCATCGTGTTCCTGGTGCGCAAGGGCAATCCCTGGAAGATCAAGGACTGGCCCGACCTGGTGAAGGGTGGCGTGCAGGTCATCACGCCGAACCCGAAGACCTCCGGCGGCGCCCGCTGGTCGTTCCTCGGTGCTTGGGCCTATGCGCTCAACGCGCCGGGCGGCAATGCCGACAGGGCGAAGGCCTTCGTCGCGTCGCTTTATCACCACGTGCCCGTGCTCGACACCGGCGCGCGCGGCTCGACGACCACCTTCGTCCAGCGCGGCATCGGCGACGTGCTGCTGTCCTGGGAAAACGAAGCCCATCTCGCGCTCAAGGAGGAGGGCGGCGACCAGTTCGAGATCGTCTATCCGCCGTCCTCGATCCAGGCCGAGCCGCCCGTCTCGGTGGTCGACAAGAACGTCGACAAGCATAAGACGCGCGAGATCGCGACCGCCTATCTGAACTTCCTCTACACCAAGCAAGCCCAGGAGATCGAGGCGAGGAACTTCTACCGTCCGCGCGACCCCGGCATCTTGGCCGCGCACGCCGCCGACTTCCCGAAGATCAAGCTGTACGACTTCTCGGACACGTTCGGCGACTGGAACAAGGCGCAGACGACCTTCTTCGCCGACAAGGGCGTCTTCGACCAGATCTACAAGCCGGGCCCGTAG
- a CDS encoding asparagine synthase-related protein, with protein MSRRGPDRRGQWSDGSVGLGHLLLRITREDAFDAQPVQAGPLALVADLRLDNREALAPALGIPPAALAELPDSAILLKAYDRWGEACVEHLVGDFAFALWNGATRVLLLARDPMGQRHLHYYLAPDFFVFASEPAGLLALPDVPQTLDLSTLARRLAIDRAPSHGMTTFKGVLGLEGGTVMRVTAAGDVATRRYWEPHADPRHLNRDEAYYVKAYREVLGEAVACRVGRARRPAALLLGGGFDSGAIAGLAGAALAGQDRKFVCVASVAPDDAPARGVRRWAHILGRHMPHLDLRFVTREGLDVLQNLDRDFFRTGEPGSPNRYVSDALYAAAASAGARVVMDGHGGDYTLNPRGAGWLARRLLRGELRSFLREFRAYRRHSGASLAQALKSEVAAQLLPLAVLRRWRRVAAGLSPFGPAAPVTPAFLAAASGSAIETGELARRGEPAPQMARILRRQQSAHAIGGALLAAAHGLEFTQPYHDKRVVELALAIPETLHVRNGRDRYLARRALADIYPPEFQARGRANDELTPDFAAMAERIKPALFAEIARLQGDESLAGLFDFAKMRRMLERRVTRRSDTAARHAIRTLLYARFIEWQRRGN; from the coding sequence ATGTCCCGCCGCGGTCCGGACCGCCGGGGCCAGTGGAGCGATGGCTCGGTCGGCCTCGGCCATCTGCTGCTGAGAATCACCCGGGAAGACGCGTTCGACGCACAGCCCGTGCAGGCCGGTCCGCTTGCGCTGGTTGCCGATCTCCGCCTCGACAATCGCGAGGCGCTGGCACCGGCGTTGGGCATCCCGCCCGCGGCGCTGGCCGAACTGCCGGACAGCGCGATCCTGCTCAAGGCCTATGACCGCTGGGGCGAGGCCTGCGTCGAGCATCTGGTCGGCGACTTTGCCTTCGCCCTATGGAATGGGGCCACGCGCGTCCTGCTGCTCGCGCGCGACCCCATGGGGCAACGCCATCTGCACTATTATCTCGCCCCGGATTTCTTTGTCTTCGCAAGCGAGCCCGCAGGCTTGCTCGCCCTGCCGGACGTTCCGCAGACGCTGGACCTGTCGACGCTCGCGCGCCGGCTGGCCATCGACCGCGCCCCCTCGCACGGCATGACGACCTTCAAGGGCGTTCTCGGCCTCGAAGGCGGCACGGTCATGCGCGTCACAGCGGCCGGCGACGTCGCCACCAGGCGCTATTGGGAGCCACATGCCGATCCCCGGCACCTGAACCGCGACGAGGCCTATTACGTCAAAGCCTATCGCGAGGTCCTGGGCGAGGCGGTCGCCTGCCGCGTGGGCCGGGCGCGCCGGCCCGCCGCGCTGCTGCTGGGCGGCGGCTTCGACAGCGGCGCCATCGCCGGCCTCGCCGGTGCCGCGCTGGCCGGTCAGGACCGGAAATTCGTCTGCGTCGCCTCCGTCGCGCCAGACGATGCGCCGGCCCGCGGGGTGCGCCGCTGGGCCCACATCCTGGGCCGCCACATGCCGCATCTCGATCTGCGCTTCGTCACGCGCGAGGGTCTGGACGTGCTGCAAAATCTCGACCGGGACTTCTTCCGGACGGGGGAGCCGGGCAGTCCCAACCGCTATGTCTCCGACGCCCTCTATGCCGCGGCCGCCTCCGCTGGCGCGCGCGTCGTGATGGACGGCCATGGCGGCGACTATACGCTCAATCCGCGCGGCGCGGGCTGGTTGGCCCGGCGCCTGTTGCGCGGAGAGCTGCGCAGCTTCCTGCGCGAGTTTCGCGCCTATCGTCGGCACAGCGGCGCATCGCTGGCGCAGGCACTCAAGAGCGAGGTCGCCGCGCAGCTCCTGCCCCTCGCCGTCCTGCGTCGCTGGCGGCGCGTCGCCGCCGGCCTGTCGCCGTTCGGACCGGCCGCACCGGTAACGCCGGCGTTCCTTGCCGCCGCCTCCGGCAGCGCGATCGAGACCGGCGAACTCGCACGCCGCGGCGAGCCGGCGCCGCAGATGGCGCGCATCCTGCGGCGGCAGCAATCGGCGCATGCCATCGGCGGCGCGCTGCTCGCCGCCGCGCATGGGCTCGAATTCACCCAGCCCTATCACGACAAGCGGGTCGTCGAGCTGGCCCTCGCGATCCCTGAGACGCTGCATGTACGGAACGGCCGCGACCGGTATCTGGCGCGCCGCGCGCTCGCCGACATCTACCCGCCGGAATTCCAGGCGCGCGGCCGTGCCAATGACGAGCTGACGCCGGATTTCGCCGCAATGGCCGAGCGCATCAAGCCGGCCCTGTTCGCCGAGATCGCCCGGCTGCAGGGCGATGAGAGCCTCGCGGGCCTGTTCGACTTCGCGAAGATGCGCCGCATGCTGGAGCGGCGCGTCACCCGCCGCAGCGACACCGCGGCGCGGCACGCCATCCGCACCCTGCTCTATGCCCGCTTCATCGAATGGCAGCGACGCGGCAATTAG
- a CDS encoding AAA family ATPase: MYFYRVAGLAVVSEIALPGLIVRPAGGEPAAVIIRRAAVPDVLEGASMVRPTFQIAGEHFLLRIAGVARFLLTGGREIVFACENGTAAADVAIFLIGTVFGILLHQREQIVLHASAVRVGGRAVLFCGPSGAGKSTLAAALGQRGYAMVTDDVCAIAMGPDQTPLVQPDGRQFKLWAQAIEKLDLGASAGAPVRGRIEKFYVEPSETAGAALPLGAIYALRETRPPQTDGIEQPNVVDAALLMRMNAYRPRLVVAMEQRQHYLQFAALIAAKAGIFFLNRPLDFTAMPKLIARLEAHWARLGLKETAA, encoded by the coding sequence GTGTATTTCTATCGTGTCGCCGGACTGGCGGTCGTCAGCGAGATCGCCCTGCCGGGCCTCATTGTGCGGCCGGCCGGCGGGGAGCCGGCCGCGGTGATCATCCGCCGCGCCGCCGTGCCCGATGTCCTGGAGGGCGCCAGCATGGTCCGGCCGACCTTCCAGATCGCAGGCGAGCATTTCCTGCTACGTATCGCCGGCGTGGCGCGCTTTCTTCTGACCGGCGGACGCGAGATCGTCTTTGCGTGCGAGAACGGTACGGCGGCGGCGGATGTCGCGATCTTCCTGATCGGCACCGTGTTCGGCATCCTGCTGCATCAGCGCGAGCAGATCGTGCTGCATGCCAGCGCGGTACGGGTCGGCGGACGCGCGGTACTGTTCTGCGGCCCCTCCGGCGCCGGCAAGTCGACGCTCGCGGCGGCGCTGGGGCAGCGGGGCTACGCGATGGTCACCGACGACGTCTGCGCCATTGCGATGGGGCCGGACCAGACGCCGCTGGTGCAGCCGGACGGGCGGCAATTCAAGTTGTGGGCGCAGGCGATCGAGAAGCTCGACCTGGGCGCGAGCGCCGGCGCTCCGGTGCGTGGACGGATCGAGAAGTTCTACGTCGAGCCCTCCGAGACGGCGGGCGCGGCGCTGCCGCTGGGGGCGATCTATGCACTGCGCGAGACGCGGCCGCCGCAGACGGACGGGATCGAGCAGCCGAATGTCGTCGACGCGGCGCTGCTGATGCGGATGAACGCCTATCGCCCGCGGCTGGTGGTCGCCATGGAGCAACGGCAGCACTACCTGCAATTCGCCGCGCTTATCGCCGCCAAGGCGGGGATATTCTTCCTCAACCGGCCGCTGGACTTCACTGCGATGCCCAAGCTGATTGCGCGGCTGGAGGCGCATTGGGCGCGGCTCGGGCTGAAGGAGACCGCGGCGTGA
- the cysA gene encoding sulfate ABC transporter ATP-binding protein yields MSLVVEKIQKRFGSFEALRGVSLTAPDGAFLALLGPSGSGKTTLLRILGGLEHADLGHVSFAGLDWLTLPARERRAGFVFQQYALFKHMTVAKNIAFGLEVRPAKNRPTRAEIKRRVEELLALVQLETLGGRYPSQLSGGQRQRVALARALAIEPRMLLLDEPFGALDAKVRKDLRGWLKGLHTRLGLTTVFVTHDQEEALELGDLVAVMNEGRIEQIGAPAVLRAAPATPFVAEFLEAAAPPSPPRPLNVVKLH; encoded by the coding sequence ATGTCGCTCGTCGTCGAAAAGATCCAGAAGCGGTTCGGCAGCTTCGAAGCGCTGCGCGGCGTGAGCCTCACCGCGCCCGACGGCGCCTTCCTCGCGCTGCTCGGCCCCTCCGGCTCGGGCAAGACGACGCTGCTGCGCATCCTGGGCGGGCTGGAGCATGCCGATCTCGGCCATGTGAGCTTCGCCGGCCTCGACTGGCTCACGCTCCCCGCGCGCGAGCGCCGCGCCGGCTTCGTCTTCCAGCAATACGCGCTCTTCAAGCACATGACCGTTGCTAAGAACATCGCCTTCGGCCTCGAAGTGCGTCCCGCGAAGAACCGTCCCACCCGCGCCGAGATCAAGCGCCGCGTCGAGGAGCTCCTGGCGCTGGTGCAGCTGGAGACTCTCGGCGGCCGCTATCCCAGCCAGCTTTCCGGCGGCCAGCGCCAGCGTGTTGCGCTCGCCCGCGCCCTCGCGATCGAGCCGCGCATGCTGCTGCTCGATGAGCCCTTCGGCGCGCTCGACGCCAAGGTGCGCAAGGACCTGCGCGGCTGGCTCAAGGGCCTGCACACCCGCCTCGGCCTCACCACGGTGTTCGTGACCCACGATCAGGAGGAGGCGCTGGAGCTCGGCGACCTCGTCGCGGTGATGAACGAGGGCCGCATCGAGCAGATCGGCGCGCCCGCCGTGCTGCGCGCCGCGCCGGCGACGCCCTTCGTCGCCGAATTCCTCGAGGCGGCGGCGCCGCCGAGCCCGCCCCGCCCGCTCAACGTCGTCAAGCTCCACTGA
- a CDS encoding Rrf2 family transcriptional regulator codes for MLSQKARYALHALIVLAEHSGDEPMQIAQVAEEARVPRKFLEQILVDLKKRGIVRSQRGRAGGYFIGKAPKDISFADVIRVIDGPLALAPCVSVIAYHKCEDCVDEATCSIRKVLLAARDATAQVLETRTIAQAVVTARKAGWA; via the coding sequence ATGCTGTCTCAGAAAGCGCGTTACGCGTTGCACGCGCTGATCGTGCTCGCCGAGCATTCGGGCGACGAGCCCATGCAGATCGCACAGGTTGCAGAAGAAGCGCGCGTCCCGCGCAAATTTCTCGAACAGATTCTCGTCGACCTCAAGAAGCGCGGCATCGTGCGCAGCCAGCGCGGCCGCGCCGGAGGCTATTTCATCGGCAAGGCGCCCAAGGACATCAGCTTCGCCGACGTCATCCGCGTGATCGACGGACCGCTGGCGCTGGCGCCCTGCGTCTCGGTCATCGCCTACCACAAATGCGAGGATTGCGTGGACGAGGCAACCTGCTCGATCCGCAAGGTCCTGCTGGCGGCGCGCGACGCGACCGCCCAGGTGCTGGAGACCCGCACCATCGCGCAAGCCGTTGTCACCGCCCGCAAGGCCGGCTGGGCTTAG
- a CDS encoding tail fiber protein, producing MSTPYLGEIRMFGGNFAPRNNAQANGQLLAIAQNTALFSLLGTFYGGNGTSTFALPDLRSRVPIGQGNGPGLTPRVIGELDGAETVTISSTTMPLHTHLMSVTNNPATTSVPAGRVPAALAAPWTKYWVDDANKSGQPIELSTAMVKVRGSNLPHENRQPFLAITYIVALVGVFPSRN from the coding sequence ATGAGTACACCCTATCTCGGCGAGATCCGCATGTTCGGCGGCAATTTCGCGCCGCGCAACAATGCGCAGGCCAACGGCCAGCTTCTCGCGATCGCGCAGAACACCGCGCTGTTCTCGCTGCTCGGCACCTTCTACGGCGGCAACGGCACCTCGACCTTCGCGCTGCCCGACCTGCGCAGTCGCGTGCCGATCGGGCAGGGCAACGGGCCGGGCCTGACGCCGCGCGTGATCGGCGAGCTGGACGGCGCCGAGACGGTGACGATCAGTTCGACGACCATGCCGTTGCACACCCATCTGATGTCGGTGACCAACAATCCCGCGACGACCTCGGTGCCGGCGGGCCGCGTTCCGGCAGCGCTCGCGGCGCCCTGGACGAAGTACTGGGTTGACGACGCCAACAAGAGCGGCCAGCCGATCGAGTTGTCGACCGCGATGGTCAAGGTGCGCGGCTCGAACCTGCCGCACGAGAACCGCCAGCCCTTCCTGGCGATCACTTATATCGTTGCGCTGGTCGGCGTCTTCCCGAGCCGTAACTGA